Part of the Halomarina litorea genome is shown below.
GACGACGTGTACGAAGATTTGCGAGGGCCAGGCCCTCGACGTGGAGTTCGAGGGGCGGGACGCGGTGACGCCCGCCGAGTACCTCGAGATGGTGGAGTCGAAGACGGCGGTGCTGTACGCCGCGGCGGCGTCGATTCCGGCGGTCCTGCTGGGTGCCGACGACGAGGTTGTACAGGCGCTCAACGGCTACGGCCTCGACGTCGGGAGGGCCTTCCAGATTCAGGACGACCTGCTCGACCTGACGGTGCCGAGCGACGTCCTCGGCAAGCAGCGGGGGAGCGACCTCATCGAGGGGAAACGGACCATCGTCACCCTCCACGCCAAGCGACAGGGCGTCGACGTCGACGACCTCGTGTCGACCGACACGCACATGGAGGTGTCTGAGGCGGACATCGACCGTGCGGTCGGTGAACTGGAGGACGCCGGGAGCATCGAGTACGCTCGCGAGATGGCCCACGAGTACATCGAGACGGGCAAGGACCGTCTGCAGGTCCTCCCCGACAACGAGGCCCGCCACACGCTGGAGGGCATCGCGGACTACCTCGTCGAGCGGGAGTACTGACCCCCGACGCGGCTACGCCTCTCGCCGCCCGGCCAGGCGGCGACTGGCACTGTCCTCAGCACGGACAGTCATGGCTGCGTAGCGACTGTAGACCGCCGGGTAAGGGCTTATCCGTCGTCCCCGAGTCGAGACCAGTAGATGGGTTCCGAACAGCAGCGATGGGAGTACGAGACCCTCCGACCCGACCGGGAGGCGACCATGCACGAGGCAGCCGACCCGAAGACGGAGTTGAACGAACTCGGCGCCGACGGGTGGGAACTCGTCACCACCGTCGAGTACTCCGGCGGGGGCACGAAGTACCTGGTCCTCAAGCGACCCGTCGACGATGACGAGTGAGCAGGAGGGCGGTGGGAGCGATGAGACGCGCGCCCGCACCGCCGTGGACGTCGAGATGTCCGGCGACGACCCCTCCTCCATCGGGACGGAGAACACCATGCGCGAGCGTGCCGGCGAGAGCCGTCTCAAACTGTGGGTGCTCCTGAAGGCGAACCGCCTCGTGCTCACGGGCGTGCTCGCGTCCCTGATGTTCGTCGCGTTCGTCGTCAGCGGGGCGGTGCTCTTCCCGCCGTTCCGCCAGACGGCCATCACCACCGACGTCCTCGACACCATCTTCACGACGATGACCAGCGCCGTCCTCACCGGGGTGACGCTCATCGTCTCCATCAACCAGCTGGTCATCTCACAGGAGAACGGGCCGCTGGGCGACCAGCGCCAGCGGATGAGCGCGACCCTCGACTACCGCGACTACGCGAGCGAACTGCTCGGGACGACGACGCCCGCGGACCCCTCGATGTTCCTCCGGGCGCTCGTCAGCGCCACCGGCCAGCGCGCCCGGACGTTCCGCGAGTCCATCGAGGACTCGGACAACGAGGACCTGAAAGAGGAGGTCGACGCGTTCGTCGACAGCCTCATCGAGAACGCAGAGGAGGTCAGAGACGAACTCGACGGAGCGACGTTCGGCACGTTCGACGTGCTGTTCGCCGCGCTCAACTACAACTACGCGTGGAAGATATTCCAGACGGACCGCATCAGCGACGAGTACGACTCGGCCCTCTCCGACGAACAGCAGGGCGACCTGTACCAACTGCGGTCGTCGCTGGCGATGTTCGGCCCCGCGCGCGAGCACATCAAGACGCTGTACTTCCAGTGGGCGCTCACGAGCCTCTCACAGCTCATCATCTACGCCGCCCTCCCCGCGCTCGTCGTCTCCGGCATCATGATGTCGTTCGTCGACGGGACGACGTTCACCGGGTCGACGCTCGGTATCAGCGACATCCTCTGGGTCACCGCCGGGGCGCTCACCCTCACGCTCGTCCCGTTCCTCCTGTTCGTCTCGTACATCAGTCGCATCGCCACGGTCGCAAAGCGCACCCTCGCCATCGGGCCGCTCATTCTGAGGGACTCCCAGCGATGAGGGGAGACGGACAGCGCACGACGACCCGCCGGCGACTGCTCGCCGGTCTCGCCGCCGGCACGACCCTCGGTCTCTCGGGGTGTGTGACGCTCTCGCCGTCGTTCGAGCGGTCGTTCCCCGACTCGCAGGTGTTCGTGCGGGTGTCCGCCAGCGAGCCGTGGGCAGTGAATCGCGTCCGTGCGACGGTCACGCTGACCGAGCGGGCGACCACCGAACTCGGCGTCCGGACGCTCGTCGTCGTCACCGCGTCCGGCTCGACGTACACCACGGCGACGGTCAGCGGCGGACAGACGAGCGTCACTACCTACGTACCGCTCGGGACGCGGGTGAAACTCGTCGCGGTGGACAACGCGGGCGCGTTCGTCGAACAGGTGACCGTCCAGACGCCCTGATCGCGGACCGGGGTCAGAACTCGCTGGGACAGACGACGTCCTCCCCACGGGTGGTCCGGTGGATCGCCACGCTCGTCTCC
Proteins encoded:
- the idsA3 gene encoding geranylfarnesyl diphosphate synthase; the encoded protein is MSAGPERVERAIRERRDEVNEAIVEALPIKRPERLYEASRYLLDAGGKRLRPTVLLLTAEAITDTDPLAGDYRAFGPEAIDVLTAAVSVEVIQSFTLIHDDIMDDDDVRRGVPAVHREYDLETAILAGDTLYSKAFELMLDTGAPADRSVRALDQLATTCTKICEGQALDVEFEGRDAVTPAEYLEMVESKTAVLYAAAASIPAVLLGADDEVVQALNGYGLDVGRAFQIQDDLLDLTVPSDVLGKQRGSDLIEGKRTIVTLHAKRQGVDVDDLVSTDTHMEVSEADIDRAVGELEDAGSIEYAREMAHEYIETGKDRLQVLPDNEARHTLEGIADYLVEREY
- a CDS encoding DUF4177 domain-containing protein, which encodes MGSEQQRWEYETLRPDREATMHEAADPKTELNELGADGWELVTTVEYSGGGTKYLVLKRPVDDDE